The proteins below come from a single Eucalyptus grandis isolate ANBG69807.140 chromosome 3, ASM1654582v1, whole genome shotgun sequence genomic window:
- the LOC104439922 gene encoding carotenoid 9,10(9',10')-cleavage dioxygenase 1: protein MALSPFALHVNASTHRYSLSPTFDQLRRSISPALKPIWKKLQQQLPLKKIDVSNTVKKASGMVLDVLVDGLYRFVGQPYLPSQKNFAPVQEIGEAVEVACLEGELPADFPQGVFVRNGPNPQFGCLISTASPFGITNETWVEGEGMLHALFFKKTGDSDWTISYKNKYVESQTFKLEKQRNKPSFIPTIEGDSLAILAAVSLNQIRLNADTKFICNTSVFEHSGKLYATADNYLPHEIDSRTLETYGEWDLNGDWDRSCTSHPKKAPGSGELVIMGIDVKKPFLLVGVVSADGKELRHKADAKLDKSVLSHDIGVTERYNIIVDHPVVLDTQRLAKGGPLLKYDKEGTTRFGVMPRYGDANSIRWFEVETCCAFHLLNTFEDGDEVVVRGCRAMASILPGPDWGVNKFDWFSRGYKLPPKNRGNGSEEEGFLFHCVYEWRLSMETGDIGERNLSGTHFSMDFPFINGNFIGLKNKFGFTQVVDSSASSSCGLPKFGSLAKLYFDEPQGEYEQAVKVEFHKFGASNFCSGSVFVAKNGSVKDEDEDDGWIVTFVHNEVSDETHVHIIDVKDFEGEPVAKIRLPQRVPYGFHGTFMATPNKQ, encoded by the exons atggcaCTCTCTCCTTTCGCTTTGCATGTGAATGCATCCACCCATAGGTATTCTCTTTCTCCTACCTTCGATCAACTCAGAAGGTCCATTTCTCCAGCTTTGAAG CCTATTTGGAAGAAGTTGCAGCAACAACTGCCGTTGAAGAAGATTGATGTATCCAACACAGTCAAGAAAGCTTCAGGGATGGTGTTGGATGTCTTAGTGGATGGCTTGTACCGGTTTGTGGGTCAACCTTATCTACCCTCTCAG AAGAACTTTGCACCGGTTCAAGAAATTGGAGAAGCTGTAGAAGTTGCTTGCTTGGAAGGGGAACTACCGGCCGATTTCCCCCAAGGAGTATTTGTTAGAAATG GTCCAAATCCTCAATTTGGATGTCTCATATCCACGGCGAGCCCCTTTGGAATAACGAATGAGACATGGGTAGAAGGAGAAGGAATGCTTCATGCATTGTTCTTCAAAAAGACTGGCGATTCAGATTGGACCATCTCCTACAAGAACAAGTACGTCGAATCCCAGACATTCAAGCTTGAAAAGCAAAGAAACAAACCCTCCTTCATCCCTACCATTGAAGGAGATTCATTAGCTATCCTAGCTGCAGTTTCTCTGAATCAG ATTAGACTCAATGCTGATACCAAGTTCATATGCAACACAAGTGTGTTCGAGCACTCAGGGAAGCTGTATGCAACAGCAGATAATTACTTGCCTCATGAGATCGACTCAAGAACCCTAGAAACATATGGCGAGTGGGACTTGAATGGGGATTGGGATCGATCTTGCACTAGCCATCCGAAG AAAGCTCCGGGGAGTGGCGAGCTTGTGATAATGGGGATTGATGTCAAGAAACCTTTCCTTCTTGTAGGAGTGGTATCCG CCGATGGAAAGGAGCTTCGTCACAAGGCGGATGCCAAATTAGACAAAAGTGTCCTCAGCCACGACATTGGGGTCACAGAGAG gTACAATATCATAGTGGATCATCCTGTTGTATTGGACACCCAGAGACTGGCCAAGGGAGGGCC ATTGCTAAAGTATGATAAAGAAGGAACGACGAGATTTGGAGTAATGCCGCGATATGGTGATGCAAATTCTATCCGCTGGTTTGAAGTAGAGACATGCTGCGCATTTCACCTCCTCAATACATTTGAGGATGGAGATGAG GTTGTGGTAAGGGGCTGTAGGGCCATGGCGTCCATATTGCCAGGTCCAGATTGGGGTGTGAACAAGTTTGATTGGTTCTCAAGAGGATACAAATTACCTCCGAAAAATAGAGGAAATGGCAGCGAAGAAgaaggttttctttttcattgtgtGTATGAGTGGAGATTGAGCATGGAAACTGGAGATATCGGCGAGAGAAATCTCAGTGGCACTCACTTCTCCATGGATTTTCCATTCATCAATGGGAATTTCATAGGTTTGAAGAACAAGTTTGGCTTCACTCAAGTCGTCGATTCATCAGCAAGTTCTAGCTGCG GGCTGCCTAAGTTTGGAAGTCTGGCCAAATTATACTTTGATGAACCACAG GGAGAGTATGAACAGGCTGTGAAGGTTGAATTTCACAAGTTTGGGGCGAGCAACTTTTGTAGCGGAAGTGTGTTCGTCGCTAAAAATGGTAGTGtcaaagatgaagatgaagatgatggttGGATTGTAACTTTTGTTCACAATGAAGTGTCTGATGAGACTCAT GTTCACATAATTGATGTGAAGGATTTCGAAGGCGAGCCGGTGGCGAAGATAAGGTTGCCTCAGAGAGTGCCATATGGATTTCATGGCACTTTCATGGCCACACCTAATAAGCAATAA